Genomic window (Nitrospirota bacterium):
GAGCGGTAAGGAGAATATCGCCCGAGGCCCCAGTCCCTGTCGTGGAGGTCTCAAACGAGAACATGAAGCTCGGCGGCGCGGCCAATGTCGCGCACAATATCAGTTCTCTCGGAGGGAATGCATTCATTACTGGAGTAATCGGCAATGACAACACCGGAAATTTGCTTGCCGGCGAGCTTAAAGCAAAAGGCATCAACACGGAAGGCATAATCACCGACGATACAAGGCCGACAACCGTCAAGACAAGGGTCATCGCTCACAGCCAGCAGGTTGTGCGTTTTGACAGAGAGTCCAAATCATCCGTCAGCGGTTCCTTGACGTCAAGGATTCTCAAATACGCCGATTCATGCCTCCCGCACATTAAAGGAATAATCATATCCGACTACAGTAAAGGCGTGGTAACAAGGCGCCTTGTGAAAGAACTTGTTTCGCTGGCGCGGGGAAAAATCTTCATATCCGCAGACCCCAAGATAGGCCATTTTGATTATTACAAAGGCGTGGACATAATAACACCCAACATCAACGAAGCATCATTCGGCTCCGGCATAGAAATAATTGACGAAGAGACCCTTCTTGAGGCCGGCAAGATACTTCTGCAAAGGCTTAAATGCAGGTCAGTCCTCATCACAAGGGGCGACCAGGGCATGACCCTCTTTGAAAAAACCGGTGAGATAACCCACATACCCTCAATCGCGAGAGAGGTGTATGACGTGACAGGGGCCGGAGACACGGTTATCGCAACGCTGACTCTCTGCCGCGCCGCGGGGTTAAAACTGAAAGACGCGGCCATATACGCGAATCATGCGGCAGGCGCCGTAGTCGGAGAAGTAGGGACAACCGTCGTGACGCCAAATGATTTAATCAATAGTTTAAAAACAGGAGATAAAAAATGAGGCTTTCTGAAAGG
Coding sequences:
- the rfaE1 gene encoding D-glycero-beta-D-manno-heptose-7-phosphate kinase, which produces MKDLFKKFSNTGVLVIGDLMVDRYIWGAVRRISPEAPVPVVEVSNENMKLGGAANVAHNISSLGGNAFITGVIGNDNTGNLLAGELKAKGINTEGIITDDTRPTTVKTRVIAHSQQVVRFDRESKSSVSGSLTSRILKYADSCLPHIKGIIISDYSKGVVTRRLVKELVSLARGKIFISADPKIGHFDYYKGVDIITPNINEASFGSGIEIIDEETLLEAGKILLQRLKCRSVLITRGDQGMTLFEKTGEITHIPSIAREVYDVTGAGDTVIATLTLCRAAGLKLKDAAIYANHAAGAVVGEVGTTVVTPNDLINSLKTGDKK